Proteins encoded within one genomic window of Bradyrhizobium sp. 186:
- a CDS encoding IclR family transcriptional regulator yields MFLLPRLNNRATMRNVVPFIEASKEAVAWQALLGKARFMLWADLAAVAQARRRADGCTEIAVRVMKSLLKSLEVLEAVAEMQPVGVSELARRLDLPKTTTQRILQTFATTGWLRPVGGEATRWQIGHRVLRLQVPELQGGQLYVVARKPMQELRDQVNETVHLSILDGLDAMVLIDREDCTQNVRTFSPIGDRSPIHATAIGTAVMAHLSPDEIEAIIQRDLTRYTDNTITEPAALRAELDRVRERGYSLNLCCYRPAVCAIGAAILNSQGRPVGGLCISMPASRYVNDHEKIWGGLVNAAARKISIG; encoded by the coding sequence ATGTTTCTGTTGCCCCGGCTCAACAATCGTGCCACAATGCGGAACGTCGTTCCATTTATTGAAGCTAGCAAGGAAGCAGTGGCGTGGCAAGCGCTGTTAGGGAAAGCGCGCTTCATGCTATGGGCCGACCTCGCGGCCGTTGCGCAGGCACGCCGGAGGGCGGACGGCTGCACTGAAATCGCGGTCAGGGTGATGAAGAGTCTCTTGAAGAGCCTGGAAGTTCTGGAAGCCGTCGCGGAGATGCAGCCGGTCGGCGTGAGCGAACTTGCGCGCCGCCTCGACCTGCCCAAAACCACCACGCAGCGCATTCTGCAGACATTCGCCACGACCGGCTGGCTGCGCCCGGTCGGCGGGGAGGCAACTCGCTGGCAGATAGGCCATCGGGTGCTCCGCCTTCAGGTGCCGGAACTGCAGGGCGGGCAGCTCTATGTCGTGGCGCGCAAGCCGATGCAGGAACTACGCGACCAGGTCAACGAAACCGTGCATTTGTCGATTCTGGACGGGCTCGACGCGATGGTCCTGATCGACCGCGAGGACTGCACCCAGAATGTCAGGACCTTCAGTCCTATCGGTGATCGATCGCCCATTCATGCGACGGCCATCGGCACGGCCGTGATGGCGCACCTGTCGCCCGACGAGATCGAGGCGATCATCCAGCGCGACCTGACGCGTTATACCGACAACACGATTACCGAACCTGCGGCGTTGCGCGCGGAGCTCGATCGCGTGCGTGAGCGCGGCTACTCGCTGAACCTTTGCTGCTATCGTCCTGCCGTCTGTGCCATCGGTGCCGCCATTCTCAATTCGCAAGGTCGCCCGGTCGGCGGTCTTTGCATCTCCATGCCCGCCTCCCGCTATGTCAATGATCACGAAAAGATCTGGGGCGG
- a CDS encoding MFS transporter has protein sequence MTRDGATAPGPITRRLQLKAISGAVAGNLIDFLDFAIFGLLAKIISTTFFPPGDPTVALLQTMMIYASSFLIRPLGGIVLGRVGDRLGRRSALFISVSGMCLVTAITAFLPSYAVAGSFATASLVFCRLAQGFFAGGEYTAATAYIVEQGSSRHRALRASFSPAAAYAGTAIAVGIFTLVSAVIGAESMASWGWRLMFGLGVPLGLLGLWIRYQIDESPEFLAIEEERRRLRTEAPPLSAVVRSQWRRMLFFISILMSHTLSNYLVLGFLATYLINFVKIGETHASLAIFIAQLVLMATTILYGWVNDTVGRRPTLLAGCILVIPAMFLSFYGASFTTPASAIAAAVIPVLVYPLITSGMTIGLVDMFPREMRVTASGIAYNTGTALFGGTAPLVAAFLIERTGTPYAVPCYVAIIATISFVSVFLYYNERRSAPYVVPAAAVADPVS, from the coding sequence TTGACCCGAGACGGAGCGACTGCCCCCGGCCCAATCACCCGCCGCCTCCAGCTGAAGGCGATCTCCGGCGCCGTGGCCGGAAATCTCATCGACTTTCTGGATTTCGCGATCTTCGGCCTGCTGGCGAAGATCATCTCCACGACGTTCTTCCCTCCCGGCGACCCGACCGTGGCGTTGCTGCAAACGATGATGATCTACGCGTCGAGCTTCCTGATCCGGCCGCTCGGCGGGATCGTTCTCGGCCGCGTCGGCGATCGTCTGGGGCGCCGCTCGGCCCTTTTCATCTCGGTGAGCGGCATGTGCCTGGTCACTGCAATCACCGCTTTTCTCCCGAGCTACGCCGTCGCCGGCAGCTTTGCCACGGCATCTCTCGTCTTCTGCCGGCTCGCGCAGGGCTTCTTCGCCGGTGGCGAGTACACGGCCGCGACCGCCTATATCGTCGAGCAAGGAAGCAGCAGGCATCGGGCGCTCCGGGCCTCTTTCTCCCCGGCGGCCGCCTATGCCGGCACCGCGATCGCGGTCGGCATCTTCACGCTCGTTTCGGCCGTCATCGGTGCGGAGAGCATGGCAAGCTGGGGCTGGCGCCTGATGTTCGGGCTTGGCGTGCCGCTCGGGCTTCTGGGCCTCTGGATCCGCTACCAGATCGATGAATCGCCGGAGTTTCTGGCAATCGAAGAAGAACGCCGTCGTCTCCGTACGGAAGCACCACCCCTCTCGGCCGTGGTCCGCAGCCAGTGGCGCCGCATGCTGTTCTTCATCAGCATCCTCATGAGCCACACGCTGTCGAACTATCTCGTGCTCGGCTTCCTTGCGACCTATCTCATCAACTTCGTGAAGATCGGCGAGACGCACGCATCCCTGGCGATTTTCATTGCCCAACTGGTGCTGATGGCGACCACCATCCTCTACGGCTGGGTCAACGACACCGTGGGACGGCGGCCGACCCTGCTCGCCGGCTGCATCCTCGTGATCCCCGCGATGTTCCTCTCCTTCTATGGCGCAAGCTTCACCACGCCGGCGAGCGCGATCGCCGCCGCCGTGATCCCCGTGCTGGTCTACCCGCTGATCACCAGCGGCATGACGATCGGACTCGTCGACATGTTCCCGCGGGAGATGCGCGTGACCGCGAGCGGGATCGCCTACAACACCGGCACCGCACTGTTCGGCGGGACCGCGCCTCTGGTTGCGGCATTCCTCATCGAGCGGACGGGAACACCCTACGCAGTTCCCTGCTATGTCGCGATCATCGCGACCATCTCCTTCGTCAGCGTCTTCCTCTACTACAACGAGCGACGCTCCGCGCCCTATGTCGTCCCGGCGGCGGCCGTTGCCGATCCCGTATCGTAG